In Deltaproteobacteria bacterium, the following proteins share a genomic window:
- a CDS encoding phosphoglucomutase/phosphomannomutase family protein, with product MSSIKFGTSGWRGIIAEDFTYEAVRIVTQSIADYLKAYHEDKKGIVVGYDARFMGDRFASEVVRILAGNNIKSFLAIGPTPTPAISFEIIRRKAGGGINITASHNPPEYNGLKFSSPSGGPALPAVTREIEQKANEMLLEVAYSELSMADARQKNILEEIAPFYFYAEGLRQKIDMAVIKKAQLEIGVDLMYGAGRGYLDRILEDAGCNITAFHNHTDPSFGGRPPDPSEGNLATLIKAVKENGCDLGLALDGDADRFGIIDRDGAFIEPNYILAMLFDYMIRIKGLSGGVARSVATSHLSDAVARHYNMPVYETPVGFKYIGELITTGKILIGGEESAGISIRGHVPEKDGILTCLLVTEMVAREGKSLKELLNDLYKRVGRLVSKRENVRLDNVSRKGMSHMLNTSPKTIAGLSVKDAKDIGGVKFLLEHGCWLLIRESGTEPVVRLYGEARDEDELERIMKAGREMALGK from the coding sequence ATGAGCAGCATAAAATTCGGCACGTCAGGCTGGCGCGGCATTATCGCAGAGGATTTTACTTATGAGGCCGTAAGGATCGTAACCCAGTCCATTGCAGATTACCTCAAAGCGTATCATGAGGACAAAAAAGGGATAGTGGTCGGCTATGACGCCCGCTTTATGGGCGATAGGTTTGCATCAGAGGTTGTAAGAATTCTTGCAGGAAACAACATCAAATCTTTCCTGGCAATAGGGCCGACGCCCACGCCTGCTATCTCATTTGAGATAATACGGAGAAAGGCCGGCGGCGGCATAAATATTACAGCCAGCCACAATCCGCCAGAGTATAACGGCCTGAAATTTTCCTCTCCTTCCGGCGGGCCGGCGCTCCCTGCTGTAACAAGGGAGATAGAACAGAAAGCAAATGAGATGCTTTTGGAGGTTGCCTATTCAGAACTTTCCATGGCTGATGCAAGGCAAAAAAACATTTTGGAAGAGATAGCGCCGTTCTATTTTTACGCAGAAGGGCTCAGGCAAAAGATAGATATGGCTGTTATAAAGAAGGCGCAGCTTGAGATCGGGGTTGACCTTATGTATGGCGCAGGCCGTGGTTATTTAGACAGGATTCTGGAAGACGCAGGCTGCAACATCACAGCATTTCACAACCACACCGACCCTTCATTTGGAGGCAGGCCGCCTGATCCGAGCGAGGGAAATCTTGCAACACTGATAAAAGCGGTTAAAGAAAATGGCTGCGACCTCGGTCTTGCGCTTGACGGCGATGCAGACAGGTTTGGAATAATAGACAGGGACGGCGCATTCATTGAGCCGAATTATATCCTTGCCATGCTTTTTGATTATATGATAAGGATAAAAGGCTTAAGCGGCGGTGTTGCAAGAAGCGTTGCCACAAGCCATCTGTCAGACGCTGTTGCAAGACATTACAATATGCCGGTCTATGAGACGCCGGTTGGTTTCAAATATATCGGCGAGCTTATCACAACAGGGAAGATTTTAATCGGAGGGGAAGAGAGCGCCGGAATTTCCATAAGGGGGCATGTCCCGGAAAAGGACGGGATACTAACCTGTCTCCTTGTAACAGAAATGGTTGCAAGGGAGGGTAAAAGCCTGAAGGAGCTGTTGAATGATTTGTATAAAAGGGTAGGCAGGCTTGTTAGCAAAAGGGAGAATGTCAGGCTTGACAATGTTTCAAGAAAAGGCATGTCTCATATGTTAAATACATCCCCAAAGACGATTGCAGGCCTTTCTGTCAAGGATGCAAAGGATATTGGAGGGGTTAAATTCCTGCTGGAGCATGGATGCTGGCTCCTTATAAGAGAATCAGGGACAGAGCCTGTTGTGCGTCTGTATGGCGAGGCAAGGGATGAGGATGAATTGGAAAGGATTATGAAGGCCGGAAGGGAAATGGCGCTGGGAAAATGA
- a CDS encoding MBL fold metallo-hydrolase — MILKTLVAGTLETNCYILGDKKSREAICIDPGGNVDEIMGEVRKEKLSLKYIINTHGHFDHVGGNGLLKKATGAKLAIHKKDASLLKNAASQAAAFGMDLVSSPPPDMFLKDGDKIIAGALTVAVIHTPGHTEGGISLFLNQEKILFTGDTIFAGSIGRTDLPGGSYKGLMASIKDKILPLGDDVQLFPGHGPETTIGREKRFNQFLA, encoded by the coding sequence ATGATATTAAAAACCCTTGTAGCAGGCACGTTAGAGACAAATTGCTATATCCTTGGGGATAAAAAGAGTAGAGAGGCAATATGCATAGACCCCGGCGGCAATGTGGATGAAATAATGGGAGAGGTTCGGAAGGAAAAACTTTCCCTTAAGTATATAATCAATACCCACGGCCACTTTGATCATGTTGGAGGAAATGGCCTTTTAAAAAAGGCCACAGGCGCAAAACTTGCCATCCATAAAAAAGATGCTTCTCTTCTTAAAAACGCAGCATCGCAAGCCGCTGCCTTTGGCATGGATCTTGTTTCTTCGCCTCCCCCGGATATGTTTCTAAAAGACGGCGATAAGATTATAGCAGGCGCTCTGACGGTTGCCGTTATACACACCCCCGGCCACACAGAAGGGGGCATATCTTTATTTTTAAATCAAGAGAAAATATTATTCACTGGCGATACAATCTTCGCCGGTTCAATCGGCAGGACAGACCTTCCAGGCGGCTCTTATAAAGGATTAATGGCCTCTATAAAAGACAAAATCCTTCCTCTTGGGGATGATGTCCAGCTCTTTCCCGGTCATGGCCCTGAGACAACTATTGGCAGGGAAAAGAGGTTTAATCAGTTTTTGGCATAA
- a CDS encoding Na+/H+ antiporter subunit E, which translates to MKYIIAFFILFLNWVIWSGMFDAFHLSLGVISCLLVIYMSHDILFTHDELSYRHIREVIRFIKYIPWLLYQIVLSNIYVARLVMNPNMPIDPQVIRFKTKLKKNISVATFANSITLTPGTITADIKEGEFCVHCISRKVADDLLTGEMENKVAYIFMED; encoded by the coding sequence ATGAAATACATTATCGCCTTTTTTATACTTTTTTTGAACTGGGTTATATGGTCAGGCATGTTTGATGCCTTTCACCTTTCCCTTGGTGTTATTTCCTGCCTTCTCGTAATCTATATGTCCCATGACATCCTGTTTACCCATGACGAGTTATCTTACAGGCATATAAGAGAGGTTATCAGGTTTATTAAATATATCCCCTGGCTTTTATACCAGATTGTCTTGTCCAATATCTATGTGGCCCGCTTGGTTATGAACCCTAATATGCCCATAGACCCTCAAGTCATAAGATTCAAGACTAAATTAAAAAAGAATATCTCTGTGGCAACCTTTGCCAACTCTATCACCCTTACACCCGGCACCATTACAGCCGATATTAAAGAGGGGGAATTTTGTGTTCATTGTATAAGCAGAAAGGTTGCAGATGACCTTCTTACAGGTGAGATGGAAAATAAGGTGGCATATATCTTTATGGAGGATTAG
- a CDS encoding monovalent cation/H+ antiporter complex subunit F: MGNFFLAIALILGFLTLLCLYRGVFGPTVLDRIISISVIGTKTTIILALIGLIYGRMDMFVDISIAYALLNFIATLASAKFLLTRKSIVPGAKFFKERGVK, from the coding sequence ATGGGAAATTTCTTTCTGGCGATAGCGCTGATATTAGGCTTTTTGACCCTGCTGTGTCTTTATCGCGGGGTATTCGGCCCAACGGTACTGGATAGAATAATCAGCATCAGTGTTATCGGCACAAAGACAACGATTATTCTTGCCCTTATAGGTTTAATCTATGGAAGGATGGATATGTTTGTGGATATTTCGATTGCATACGCATTATTAAATTTCATCGCTACACTGGCTTCTGCAAAATTCTTACTCACAAGAAAGAGTATTGTGCCAGGCGCAAAATTCTTTAAGGAGAGGGGGGTTAAATAG
- the mnhG gene encoding monovalent cation/H(+) antiporter subunit G has protein sequence MLTILAVIFIATGVFFFTIASIGLLRFPDFYCRMHATGKGDTLGAFLSLTGLAIYNLNNGFSLTVILLSIKIMFIALFIFIANPTATHAITKAGFECNIEPWTRKGADK, from the coding sequence ATGCTGACTATCCTTGCCGTAATTTTTATTGCAACAGGAGTTTTCTTCTTTACTATTGCAAGCATCGGTCTTCTCCGATTCCCTGATTTTTACTGCAGGATGCATGCAACAGGAAAGGGCGATACACTGGGCGCTTTTCTATCACTTACAGGTCTTGCGATTTATAATCTGAACAATGGATTTTCACTGACGGTGATACTGTTGAGCATAAAGATAATGTTTATTGCGTTATTTATTTTTATAGCCAACCCTACTGCAACCCATGCCATAACCAAGGCAGGGTTTGAGTGTAACATTGAGCCATGGACAAGGAAAGGAGCAGATAAATGA
- a CDS encoding DUF4040 domain-containing protein translates to MIWQLDIILLLLVIICAIGAINVKDLLSSAILLGAYSFLMCLIWAEMGAVDVAFTEAAVGAGISAAFFIGAIYQTTRRTKD, encoded by the coding sequence ATGATCTGGCAATTGGACATCATATTACTCCTTCTGGTTATTATATGTGCTATAGGCGCTATAAATGTGAAGGACCTTTTGAGTTCAGCTATCCTTTTGGGCGCATATAGCTTTCTCATGTGCCTTATCTGGGCAGAGATGGGTGCGGTGGATGTTGCCTTTACAGAGGCTGCTGTCGGCGCAGGCATCAGCGCTGCGTTCTTTATCGGTGCAATATATCAGACTACGAGGAGGACAAAGGATTGA
- a CDS encoding Na(+)/H(+) antiporter subunit B, producing the protein MIGRLENVIIQTVCRLFIPPIQLFALYVIAHGHYSPGGGFQGGCILGASFILMVIAYDIKEAKRMMSEKVNTILSSLGVIIYSGIGVVCLILSANYLDYGILNKIMPVTIAEARALGIFGVEVGVGITVMAVMVSIFLNLASGGEHEEAEE; encoded by the coding sequence ATGATAGGCAGACTTGAGAATGTTATCATTCAGACCGTTTGCAGGCTTTTTATTCCGCCGATTCAACTCTTTGCCCTTTATGTTATTGCCCATGGACATTACAGCCCTGGCGGAGGTTTCCAGGGAGGCTGCATCCTGGGGGCAAGTTTTATCCTGATGGTAATAGCTTACGACATAAAAGAGGCAAAGCGGATGATGTCTGAAAAGGTCAATACTATATTAAGCAGTCTCGGTGTGATCATATATTCAGGGATTGGCGTCGTATGTCTGATACTCAGTGCAAACTATCTTGATTATGGAATCCTTAATAAAATTATGCCTGTAACTATTGCAGAGGCAAGGGCATTGGGGATATTTGGAGTTGAGGTCGGAGTAGGGATAACGGTAATGGCTGTCATGGTCTCAATCTTCCTCAACCTCGCCTCTGGCGGTGAACATGAGGAGGCAGAGGAATAA